A single region of the Fenollaria sporofastidiosus genome encodes:
- a CDS encoding InlB B-repeat-containing protein: MKKRLLSLLLVMMMLITAMPLAAAQSTNNYKVDWLVQNNIVQGRGDGELSLGKNITRAEFTKMVLAVTGELNQANLYAAASAFKDVNNHWAKNIISYATQRGYLAGYQDGSFRPNAHIKLDECIAILARLNPDFAEPKVKTGYWAQAYIDYAKTSGILNGIANTNNLKTFATRETAFNMVYNEVQVYTFVNKKIAEEARRLLEEDAAKKEEEAREEEARQAEARKARERKERRERQERREREERLDRYYRIEYNVYFNLGSGYEFKDRVIANTFYKLPLAPSIAPSGKKFKAWNVNGAEYMAEAYVYVDIDLYISPVWENIPTPPTPEPPTPPTPTKYKVTATKATADPTEAEVGAEVKIKADEAEEGQEFAGWEVTGITLEESQKTSKEITITMPANAVTIKATFKDKTVVPPTPTKYKVTATKATADPTEAEAGAEVKIKADEAEEGQEFAGWEVTGITLEESQKTSKEITITMPANAVTIKATFKDKTVVPPTPTKYKVTATKATADPTEAEAGAEVKIKADEAEEGQEFAGWEVTGITLEESQKTSKEITITMPANAVTIKATFKDKTVVPPTPTKYKVTATKATADPTEAEAGAEVKIKADEAEEGQEFAGWEVTGITLEESQKTSKEITITMPANAVTIKATFKDKTVVPPTPTKYKVTATKATADPTEAEAGAEVKIKADEAEEGQEFAGWEVTGITLEESQKTSKEITITMPANAVTIRATFKDKEVEKVFGIEKISSNVGTFTVSLDDQDIEKAKAGETIKVKADVPGGYKLIKISVAVKEIGKRIELLSKNEEGSIITFKMPDCDIQIQVLYCPLESKIKNQVFNQLKEATRELKNNFTLDIDLTEIDVKDFEGEVMAGFNDFNAVKEGTYLDAILSGFSYGSKNPEDQIKNHHYIDVNLSYTHTKEQEAKVDNYVSKVISERRISEAETDYEKVKAVHDYIITNAAYFKLTSSTDKITIGLVQEGNEKFNTVNGVSVHSPYALCDDDNEKNVGVCQAYAGLFQKFMDKLNIKCHYATGYAGEKHAWNIVEIGKKYYNIDLTFDDPANASGEQQGPKSGLENYEYFLRGDRFFNNPGKDDIPHTRNNLKDITVQNEDYEGRAKGYLDKTQNANQISIDPAA, translated from the coding sequence ATGAAAAAGAGACTACTTTCACTACTACTAGTCATGATGATGCTTATTACAGCTATGCCACTTGCAGCAGCGCAAAGCACGAACAATTACAAAGTTGACTGGTTAGTACAAAACAATATCGTTCAAGGAAGGGGAGATGGTGAGCTTTCACTAGGCAAAAACATCACTAGAGCAGAGTTCACTAAGATGGTTTTAGCCGTAACAGGTGAGCTTAATCAAGCTAATCTATATGCAGCTGCGTCTGCATTTAAGGATGTAAACAATCATTGGGCGAAAAACATAATTAGCTACGCAACACAAAGGGGATACCTTGCAGGTTACCAAGATGGATCATTCCGTCCGAATGCACATATAAAACTAGATGAGTGTATAGCGATACTAGCAAGACTAAACCCAGACTTTGCAGAGCCAAAGGTAAAGACAGGTTACTGGGCACAAGCCTACATTGACTATGCTAAGACAAGCGGAATTTTAAATGGCATTGCAAACACAAATAACCTTAAGACCTTTGCCACAAGAGAGACAGCCTTCAACATGGTATATAACGAAGTTCAAGTCTACACTTTTGTTAATAAGAAGATAGCTGAAGAAGCTCGCAGACTTCTTGAAGAAGATGCAGCAAAGAAGGAAGAAGAAGCTAGAGAAGAAGAAGCTAGACAAGCAGAAGCTAGGAAAGCAAGAGAAAGAAAAGAACGCAGAGAAAGACAAGAGCGTAGAGAAAGAGAAGAACGCTTAGATAGATACTATAGAATAGAGTACAACGTTTACTTTAACTTAGGAAGCGGATATGAATTTAAAGATAGAGTGATAGCAAATACTTTCTATAAATTACCTCTAGCACCATCAATTGCGCCAAGTGGTAAAAAATTCAAAGCTTGGAATGTCAATGGCGCTGAGTACATGGCAGAGGCGTATGTTTATGTAGACATAGACCTATATATAAGCCCAGTGTGGGAAAATATACCTACGCCACCAACACCAGAGCCACCTACGCCACCAACACCAACAAAGTATAAAGTAACAGCAACAAAGGCAACAGCAGACCCTACAGAAGCAGAAGTAGGAGCAGAAGTAAAAATCAAAGCAGACGAGGCAGAAGAGGGACAAGAATTTGCAGGCTGGGAAGTAACAGGTATAACACTTGAAGAAAGTCAAAAAACAAGCAAAGAAATAACAATAACAATGCCAGCAAATGCTGTTACAATCAAAGCGACATTTAAAGATAAAACAGTAGTACCACCTACACCAACAAAGTATAAAGTAACAGCAACAAAGGCAACAGCAGACCCTACAGAAGCAGAAGCAGGAGCAGAAGTAAAAATCAAAGCAGACGAGGCAGAAGAGGGACAAGAATTTGCAGGCTGGGAAGTAACAGGCATAACACTTGAAGAAAGTCAAAAAACAAGCAAAGAAATAACAATAACAATGCCAGCAAATGCTGTTACAATCAAAGCGACATTTAAAGATAAAACAGTAGTACCACCTACACCAACAAAGTATAAAGTAACAGCAACAAAGGCAACAGCAGACCCTACAGAAGCAGAAGCAGGAGCAGAAGTAAAAATCAAAGCAGACGAGGCAGAAGAGGGACAAGAATTTGCAGGCTGGGAAGTAACAGGTATAACACTTGAAGAAAGTCAAAAAACAAGCAAAGAAATAACAATAACAATGCCAGCAAATGCTGTTACAATCAAAGCGACATTTAAAGATAAAACAGTAGTACCACCTACACCAACAAAGTATAAAGTAACAGCAACAAAGGCAACAGCAGACCCTACAGAAGCAGAAGCAGGAGCAGAAGTAAAAATCAAAGCAGACGAGGCAGAAGAGGGACAAGAATTTGCAGGCTGGGAAGTAACAGGTATAACACTTGAAGAAAGTCAAAAAACAAGCAAAGAAATAACAATAACAATGCCAGCAAATGCTGTTACAATCAAAGCGACATTTAAAGATAAAACAGTAGTACCACCTACACCAACAAAGTATAAAGTAACAGCAACAAAGGCAACAGCAGACCCTACAGAAGCAGAAGCAGGAGCAGAAGTAAAAATCAAAGCAGACGAGGCAGAAGAGGGACAAGAATTTGCAGGCTGGGAAGTAACAGGCATAACACTTGAAGAAAGTCAAAAAACAAGCAAAGAAATAACAATAACAATGCCAGCAAATGCTGTTACAATCAGAGCGACATTTAAAGATAAAGAAGTAGAAAAAGTTTTTGGTATTGAAAAAATAAGTTCAAACGTTGGGACATTTACTGTAAGTTTAGATGATCAAGATATTGAAAAAGCAAAGGCTGGAGAGACTATAAAAGTTAAGGCCGATGTTCCTGGTGGATATAAACTTATAAAAATTAGTGTAGCTGTTAAAGAGATTGGCAAAAGAATAGAATTACTTTCCAAAAATGAAGAGGGCAGTATTATAACTTTCAAAATGCCAGATTGTGATATACAGATCCAAGTTTTGTATTGTCCTTTGGAATCAAAAATCAAAAATCAAGTATTTAATCAGCTAAAGGAAGCAACAAGAGAACTAAAAAACAACTTTACGCTTGATATTGATTTAACAGAAATTGATGTTAAGGACTTTGAAGGTGAAGTTATGGCGGGGTTTAATGATTTTAATGCAGTAAAGGAAGGAACATACCTTGATGCTATTTTATCTGGATTTAGCTATGGAAGTAAAAATCCTGAAGATCAAATTAAAAATCATCATTATATAGATGTAAACCTTTCATATACTCACACAAAAGAGCAAGAAGCAAAAGTTGATAATTATGTATCTAAAGTTATTAGTGAAAGAAGAATTAGTGAAGCTGAAACAGATTACGAAAAGGTAAAGGCTGTTCATGATTATATTATTACAAATGCAGCATACTTCAAGCTAACAAGCTCGACTGACAAGATAACTATTGGGTTAGTACAAGAAGGAAACGAAAAGTTTAATACAGTTAATGGCGTTTCAGTTCATTCACCATACGCTTTATGCGATGATGATAACGAAAAGAATGTTGGTGTTTGCCAAGCATATGCAGGTCTATTCCAAAAGTTTATGGATAAGCTTAATATAAAGTGCCACTACGCAACAGGATATGCAGGCGAAAAACATGCATGGAATATAGTTGAAATTGGAAAAAAATATTACAACATTGATCTTACATTTGATGATCCAGCAAACGCTTCAGGAGAACAACAAGGACCAAAATCAGGTCTTGAAAATTATGAATACTTTTTGAGAGGAGATAGATT